From a single Aythya fuligula isolate bAytFul2 chromosome 16, bAytFul2.pri, whole genome shotgun sequence genomic region:
- the BLCAP gene encoding bladder cancer-associated protein, whose protein sequence is MYCLQWLLPVLLIPKPLNPALWFSHSMFMGFYLLSFLLERKPCTICALVFLAALFLICYSCWGNCFLYHCTGSQLPESAHDPSIVGT, encoded by the coding sequence ATGTACTGCCTGCAGTGGTTGCTGCCTGTCCTGCTCATACCCAAGCCCCTCAACCCAGCGCTGTGGTTCAGTCACTCAATGTTCATGGGCTTCTACCTGCTCAGTTTCCTCCTGGAACGGAAACCTTGCACGATTTGTGCCTTGGTCTTCCTGGCAGCTCTGTTCCTCATCTGCTACAGCTGCTGGGGGAACTGCTTCTTGTATCACTGCACAGGATCCCAGCTGCCGGAATCAGCTCACGATCCCAGCATCGTGGGCACCTAG